Proteins from a genomic interval of Alphaproteobacteria bacterium CG11_big_fil_rev_8_21_14_0_20_39_49:
- a CDS encoding ketol-acid reductoisomerase, protein MGDVLKFKEQGSGSVSLNVYYDKDCDLGLIKDKKITILGYGSQGHAHAQNLKDSGVADVTVGLRSSSSSVKSARNAGFEVKEPVDAVKNADIIMFLVPDENQADLYEAVKDNIKQGAALAFAHGLNIHFDLIKPRTDLDVFMTAPKGPGHTVRGEYVKGGGVPCLIAVAQDASGNAKDIALAWASGVGGGRSGIIETTFKDECETDLFGEQAVLCGGISELIKAGFETLTEAGYPPEMAYFECLHETKLIVDLLYEGGLANMRYSISNTAEYGDYVSGPRVITSETKAEMKRILEDIQSGKFTKEFIADRAAQGAHKLEEIRAKEAKHPIEEVGAKLRKLMPWIGKNKLVKDEAA, encoded by the coding sequence ATGGGTGATGTTTTAAAATTTAAAGAACAAGGGAGCGGTTCCGTGAGCTTAAACGTATATTATGATAAAGACTGTGATTTAGGTCTTATAAAAGATAAAAAAATTACTATCCTCGGTTATGGTAGCCAAGGTCATGCACATGCACAAAATTTAAAAGATAGCGGTGTTGCCGATGTTACTGTCGGTCTTCGCAGCTCTTCTTCAAGTGTCAAATCTGCTCGGAACGCCGGTTTTGAAGTAAAAGAACCTGTCGATGCCGTAAAAAACGCAGATATAATAATGTTCTTAGTACCCGATGAAAATCAGGCCGACTTGTATGAAGCGGTAAAAGATAATATCAAACAAGGTGCTGCTTTGGCATTTGCTCACGGATTAAATATCCATTTCGACCTAATCAAACCTCGTACCGATTTGGACGTTTTCATGACTGCACCTAAGGGACCGGGTCATACTGTACGCGGTGAATATGTAAAAGGCGGCGGTGTTCCGTGCTTAATCGCCGTTGCACAAGATGCATCGGGCAACGCTAAAGATATTGCTCTTGCATGGGCATCGGGCGTTGGTGGCGGACGTTCCGGAATTATTGAAACCACTTTCAAAGATGAGTGCGAAACCGACCTTTTCGGTGAGCAGGCTGTTCTTTGCGGCGGTATCAGCGAGCTTATAAAAGCAGGATTTGAAACCTTGACCGAGGCCGGTTATCCGCCTGAAATGGCTTATTTTGAATGTTTACATGAAACCAAACTTATCGTTGACCTGCTATATGAGGGCGGTTTGGCTAACATGCGTTATTCAATTTCAAACACTGCCGAATATGGTGACTATGTAAGCGGTCCTAGAGTTATAACTTCTGAAACAAAAGCTGAAATGAAACGTATTTTAGAAGATATTCAGTCAGGCAAATTCACAAAAGAATTTATTGCCGACCGTGCTGCACAAGGTGCTCACAAATTAGAAGAGATTCGTGCTAAAGAGGCTAAGCACCCTATTGAAGAAGTAGGTGCGAAACTCCGCAAGCTCATGCCTTGGATAGGTAAGAACAAACTTGTAAAAGATGAGGCTGCATAA
- a CDS encoding 2-isopropylmalate synthase, whose protein sequence is MTKDKIKIFDTTLRDGEQSPGATMNMDEKILIAETLDKMGVDIIEAGFAIASKGDFEAVNKVAKKVKNATVCSLARTVKADIEAAAEAIKPAKRGRIHTFISTSPIHMKHKLNMNEEQVLERTRDMVKLARNLCDDVEWSAEDATRTDHDFLCKTVEAAIAAGATTINLPDTVGYTTPLEYAGLIAMIKNRVPNVDKAVLSVHCHNDLGLAVANSLAAVSAGARQIECTINGLGERAGNAAMEEIVMAIKTRNDIMPYDTNIDTTQIMRASKLVSTVTGFVVQNNKAIVGANAFAHESGVHQDGMLKNASTYEIMTPESVGLHKSKLVMGKLSGRHAFKNKLEELGFELGDNAFEEAFNNFKNLADKKKEIYDEDIIALIDNSAINNKGLVELLSLQVHCGSVDDPKAVIKLAVEGKTKEIEATGDGPVDAIFNGIKKLVTHDAKLELYQVHAVTGGTDAQAEVTVRLNKDGKIISGNYRDTDTLVASAGAYIAAVNKLKKLDENANKEHVV, encoded by the coding sequence ATGACTAAAGACAAGATAAAAATATTTGATACTACATTGCGTGACGGTGAGCAATCACCCGGTGCAACAATGAATATGGACGAGAAGATATTAATAGCTGAAACTCTTGATAAGATGGGCGTTGATATAATTGAGGCAGGTTTTGCCATTGCGTCAAAGGGAGATTTTGAAGCGGTAAATAAAGTTGCCAAGAAGGTGAAGAACGCCACCGTTTGCTCGCTTGCAAGGACTGTGAAGGCTGACATTGAAGCTGCGGCAGAGGCTATAAAGCCTGCAAAAAGAGGGCGTATCCACACATTCATTTCAACCAGCCCTATTCATATGAAGCACAAGTTGAATATGAACGAGGAGCAGGTTTTGGAACGCACCCGTGATATGGTAAAATTAGCCCGTAATTTATGTGATGATGTTGAGTGGTCGGCGGAGGACGCTACCCGTACAGACCATGATTTTTTATGCAAAACTGTTGAAGCTGCTATTGCCGCAGGTGCTACCACTATCAATTTGCCTGATACGGTAGGGTACACCACCCCTTTAGAATATGCAGGTTTGATAGCTATGATAAAAAACCGTGTACCCAATGTTGACAAGGCCGTTTTATCGGTACACTGCCATAACGATCTCGGCTTGGCGGTTGCTAATTCATTGGCGGCGGTTAGTGCCGGTGCAAGGCAGATAGAATGCACTATCAACGGGCTTGGTGAAAGAGCGGGAAATGCTGCCATGGAAGAAATAGTAATGGCAATCAAAACCCGTAATGACATCATGCCTTATGACACAAATATTGACACCACCCAGATTATGCGTGCATCAAAATTAGTATCTACCGTTACAGGCTTTGTAGTGCAGAACAACAAGGCAATAGTAGGTGCAAACGCCTTTGCACATGAATCGGGCGTACATCAGGACGGCATGTTGAAAAACGCCTCCACCTACGAGATAATGACACCTGAATCTGTCGGCTTGCACAAATCAAAATTGGTTATGGGTAAATTATCAGGTCGTCATGCCTTTAAAAATAAACTGGAAGAATTGGGTTTTGAGTTGGGAGATAACGCTTTTGAGGAGGCATTTAACAACTTCAAAAACTTAGCTGACAAAAAGAAAGAGATTTATGATGAAGATATTATTGCACTTATTGATAATAGTGCTATTAACAATAAAGGGTTGGTCGAACTTTTAAGTTTGCAGGTTCATTGCGGTTCTGTTGATGACCCGAAAGCTGTTATAAAACTTGCAGTTGAGGGCAAGACCAAAGAAATAGAAGCAACGGGTGACGGTCCTGTTGATGCTATTTTTAATGGAATAAAAAAATTAGTTACGCATGACGCAAAACTGGAATTATATCAGGTTCATGCGGTAACAGGTGGAACCGATGCACAGGCTGAGGTTACGGTAAGGCTGAATAAGGATGGAAAAATAATTAGCGGTAATTACCGTGATACGGATACTTTGGTTGCATCGGCAGGAGCTTATATTGCTGCTGTAAATAAACTAAAGAAGCTTGACGAGAATGCAAATAAAGAGCATGTTGTTTAA
- a CDS encoding rod shape-determining protein (functions in MreBCD complex in some organisms) encodes MMSKMFGSLSCDMAIDLGTANTLVYVAGRGIVLNEPSVVAMLKDKGGSVPYAFGNEAKMMLGRTPAEIEAIRPLKDGVIADFRGAEEMIKHFIRTVHNRKWLTGPLIIICVPSGSTPVERRAIQDAAESAGARDVYLIEEPMAAAIGADLPVTEPTGSMIVDIGGGTTEVAVLSLGGIVYARSVRVGGDLMDESIISYIRRCHNLLIGESTAEKIKKTIGSAKLPEEGEGKVMEIKGRDLVNGVPKEIVLTESQIAESLQEPVSQIVEAVKIALECTPPELSSDIVDKGIVMSGGGALLHNLDTVLRDATGLPVFVADDPLSCVVLGTGKALENHRQLKHHILFKQE; translated from the coding sequence ATGATGTCAAAAATGTTTGGGTCGCTTTCTTGCGATATGGCAATTGACCTTGGTACTGCAAATACGCTTGTATATGTAGCAGGTCGCGGGATTGTTTTAAATGAGCCTTCCGTAGTGGCAATGTTAAAGGATAAGGGAGGTTCGGTACCTTACGCCTTCGGTAACGAGGCAAAGATGATGTTGGGTAGGACTCCTGCCGAGATTGAAGCCATACGCCCTTTAAAAGACGGTGTTATAGCCGACTTCAGGGGAGCTGAAGAAATGATAAAGCACTTTATCAGGACGGTTCATAACCGTAAATGGCTTACAGGACCGTTAATTATTATATGTGTCCCGTCCGGTTCCACTCCGGTTGAGCGTCGTGCCATACAAGATGCGGCAGAAAGTGCGGGTGCAAGAGATGTTTATCTTATTGAAGAGCCGATGGCTGCTGCTATCGGTGCAGACCTTCCCGTTACCGAGCCTACAGGTTCAATGATTGTTGATATAGGCGGCGGTACTACTGAAGTTGCGGTACTTTCGCTTGGCGGTATAGTTTACGCACGTTCGGTGCGTGTGGGCGGTGACCTGATGGACGAGTCAATTATTTCATATATCCGCCGTTGCCATAATCTGCTTATCGGTGAATCTACTGCCGAAAAAATCAAAAAGACTATCGGTTCAGCAAAATTACCTGAAGAAGGTGAAGGTAAAGTTATGGAGATTAAGGGACGTGACCTTGTAAACGGCGTTCCAAAAGAAATAGTTCTTACCGAATCACAAATAGCAGAAAGTCTGCAAGAGCCTGTAAGTCAAATTGTAGAAGCGGTAAAAATTGCATTAGAATGCACTCCTCCCGAACTATCGTCTGATATCGTAGATAAAGGAATCGTAATGTCAGGTGGCGGAGCTTTATTACATAATCTGGACACGGTTCTGCGTGATGCAACAGGTCTTCCGGTATTCGTTGCCGACGACCCTCTATCGTGTGTTGTACTTGGTACAGGAAAAGCTTTGGAAAACCATCGTCAGCTTAAACATCACATTTTGTTTAAACAGGAATAG